In Miscanthus floridulus cultivar M001 chromosome 19, ASM1932011v1, whole genome shotgun sequence, the DNA window ACGGAAGGATCTCCGTCTGAGACCTCATCAAGCCTTACATCAGAAGCAGAATGCGAGGTACATAGTTCTGACAATTGGCCAAGTGGCCAGACATATTTGCAGAATAGTGTAGTTAATGAAAATACAAGTGACAGTGCACTTCCTCAAAATAGACTGTCGTCTCAAGGTCTTGTCAACGAAATATTTCCAGAAGAAACGTCTACCCAGGTTAATCTTGAGAATGGATTGGAAAAAGACATTTTAGCAAGCGAAGCTGCTTGCTCTCCAACAGTGCAAAACCCTCATCACCTATCCCTCGAAATTAGCGAGGAAGATGCAATTTGCAGACGGACGAGGGCAAGATACTCACTAGCAAACTATTCACTTGAGGAATTGGAGACCTTTCTCCAGGAATCAGATGACGATAGTGGTCTGCAAAATGTTCATGAAGAAGAGGAATACCGCAAGTTTCTTGCTTCTGTCCTGTCTGGTAAAGGCAATGACACACATGCATTCCAGGGGGACGAAAACCAGGATGAAGATGATAATGATGCAGACTTTGAGCTCGAGATTGAGGAGGCCCTAGAAAGTGATGGTGATGAAAATGCTGAGAACTATGACGACACAAATCATAGGAAAGAGAAAGGTGGACGTAGGCCTCAGACTAGGCAGAGGCAGCCATTTACCGAGTTGTCTGGGGCTCGTAGCTATCATCAGGAATCCGATAAAACTAATTTTAGATCAATTCTGCCATATATTCCATCTGCATTGGTGACTCCTGCTCATGCTTTTGGATGGCAATATCCTACCCATAATGCCCTTTCCCCTTCATCCTTGGTTTCAGTACCGTGTGCACCTTTAGCATGTGGATTTACTGATCAGCAACTCGGGCAACTGCATGTGATGATATATGAGCATGTTCAGCTCCTTATCCAAACATTTTCCCTATGTATTCTTGATTCGTCTAAACAAGATGTGGCTAATAATGTCAAAAAGATGATAGTTGAGTTGGTTGGCTTTCGTGATCAAGCATTGGCTAGGAGTGCTCCTCAACAGCATATCGTTTTTGAATCCCGGCATCTCTCATCTAGTTTTGTTTCATCTGAAAATTTGGAATGCCAATGGATGCCGTTAATCAAGAGTCCTGTTATATCCATCCTTGATGTCGCACCACTTGAGTTGGCCCTCGGCTATTTAAGTGATGTCGCAACTGGTAAGTTCAAGATTGGAACATGGGCCGATTTTTTATACTTTGCTTCTTTTGTTTGTCACCACTTGATTGGTAACTTTGCTTGCATATTGAATTTACAGCTGTCGTGAAGTATAGAAGAAGTCATGTGGATGGCACTGCTGACAAAACCCGCAGGAAAGAGCCCCTGTTTCCTTCACCATTGATTAACAGTTGCAAAGAAGTGAATAATGTTTCTCAAGATAGATCAGATACTGTGCCTACAGCATCATCTCCTTCATCTGGGCAGTTGCAGCAGAAGAAGTCGTTGGCTGCTACCCTGCTTGAGCGTACTAAAAGGGGCACAGTTGCTCTTGTTCCTGCTGACATTGCAAGATTAGCACAGAGATTCTTTTCACTTTTCAATTTTGCAATCTTTCCTCATAAGCCACCTCCTTCACCTATGGCCAATAGAGTGTTTTTCACTGATGCAGAGGACAGGTGTGTTTTACATCTTCTCCAAGATTTATTTTGAAATAGAATTCGTGCATGCTTCCTTGCCATCTTGACTTCAAAACATAGAAAATCAAGAAAGCTGAATAATTTGGTTTTGTTGAACTGCATACTGTTTTTATTTCTGTATTAGTGATGTTGGTTTATGCAACTTGTGTGTTTACTTCCTCATCTGCTGTATCACAGCTATTCCATTCATCTTTTTGTTTTCAACTTTCATCAAGGTTTCCTTCTTTTGTATGGTTAATTGTATCATGGTTGCTTTGTTGTTATTACCACTTTCCTAAAGGACATCATGTAGAGTGCCCTCCTCAATTGTATAGCTGATATGATGCCTGTGACTTTCTTTTCTCGGTTAATTTTTTAGTATATTATCTGCCTGCAGATTGTTAGCTCTAGGAATTCTGGAATATAATAATGACTGGGAAGCAATACAAAAGCGCTTTCTTCCTTGTAAATCAAAGCATCAGGTATGTTTTTGGTTACTCCTTTTATTGCAATTTTTTCTTCAAGATCCAAAAGTTTCCTTTTATGATTTGTCAGGCACAAATCAACAGCTCTTTTTATCATCTATTTGGTGAAGATTGACATGTCATGAAATAGTTTCTTTTTATTTTAATCTAACAAAAAAAATTGAGAGTAATGAAGGAAATGAAACGCCTTCAAGGATTCAGTATAGAAAAAGGAGTTGTTTTGAATGTATTGACATGGCAATAACATTTTTGACCTTTCTGGCATTAACTCTTGGCCTAAAGTTGATGTCTGCTCTCAGTACTGCCAAAGCAGGGTGTTTTTTCAATAAAGATTTTGAAGTCTGAACATTTATTGTCACAAAGGTCTCGTTGCCAATTTACTTTGCTTTCCTTTTGACCGCACAAGCAAGTAATCTTAGATGAAATCCTTCATTTAATTTTCTTAATGAATTAACACGCAGCTCTCCTGCTTATTCGAAGGGGGAAAATCCTTCATCTAATCTCTGCATACAATCACAACCTGAGACTGTTTGTTcaatttctataatgcctattgCTTAGTTGTTGTCTTAAATTGTTAGTTGATCATGATCTTTAATAATTCCTTGTTCTGGGCTTGTGTATTATGCCTGCTGAGTGAAATAATTTCTTTGGTGCAGATATTTGTGAGACAAAAGAATCGTAGCTCCTCCAAAGCTCCTGATAATCCAGTTAAGGTAAATATTTTGCCCTTCTTCATTTACTGGAAGATAAGATGCTGAATTCACTTTTATGTGCCTTTTAGGGTTCAATATTCAACATTATGGTCAAGTTGTCCATTGAGTTGCATAGTAGTGTAACAGATTAACAGTTCATGCTAACAAATAGCAGTATGTTGTTCTCATTCCATATTCAGTATTGAAGTTTTGGTTTTGAACTGATATTTAAACATTGAAGAGAGTGCTTTATAAAATCCTGTATTGTGTACGTAGTGAAGTTTCTGCTGCAGCACTTACACTGTTGATAATTTTTATCTATCTCATTCTGATATCTATACCATTTTGCTTATGTGCCAACAAATTAGTAGTATTTTATTTAAATTTATTGGCAAGATTTGTGGACAAATCACATATTTAATAATGTACTCGGTAGCAAACTGGAGATGTTTTTTTACTACTCTCTTAGCGGCACGTGTTGCTCTGCTTGTGTGTGGAGCTATATTATTCAACCTCTGGCTACTAGATTTTTTCAAAGagcatgtatatatatgttgtGGAAGAGTTTGTCTCTGTGTTCCCTTGTTCTGATACTGGTTTGGGTTGGGTTGATTTTTCCATGTTCTGTATTACCATGGTCAACCATCAGGATGGGAGATTTTGAGCTCATTGACTGCTTTCAGCAAAACCCAACGTAATAACCTTCCAACTAACTATATTGTTATCTGAATTAATGCAGGATGTGCGCCGTATGAAGGCATCTCCATTGACAGTCGAGGAGAAAGAATGTATCGAGAAGGTGATAACTTGTGACTATCTTATTTTTTTCATGTTTGATTTTTGTCGCATAATTTCTTCCATACCTACTGCGATTTCAGGGGCTGAGGATATTCAAAAACGACTGGACATCAGTTTGGAAGTTTGTAGTGCCACATAGAGATCCTTCACTGCTCCAACGTCAATGGAGAGTTGCAAGTGGAGTCCAGAAATCTTACAGTAAAAGTGATGCTCAAAAAGAAAGAAGGCGAACATAtgaagcaaagaggagaaagctGAGAGTATCCATGCCCGATTCACGCCGTGGGCAAGAGGTTAGTATGTTTCTTTAACTTGTAGGATATTCAAATAATATCTTAATCTCCATCTAAAGTGATGTCGTTGAgcataatttttaattttttcatCACAGGCTGATAACAATGCTTCTGAAGATGGTGAAAATGATGACGATTCATATGTCAATGAAGCATTTTTGGAAGACACAGATAGTATGTCTTATCAGCAGTCAGGCACAGGCCTCGATGAAGAATGTGGTACTACAGGTGGTTACATTGAACCCCAGAAACTAAGTGGTACGAAACTTGATGTAACCACCTCATATATAGCTTTTATGTACCACCCCTCTGATGGCCCATCATATGTGAGAACATCTTCCACTGCAGCTCCGGTGGTATCATGTGGATCTCTGGACCAACTGCCAGCTTCCCAATTGAGTAAACAGAAAGGCAGTTGTGTGGTCAAGTTGGCTCCAGACTTGCCTCCTGTGAACCTTCCCCCTTCTGTTCGTGTCCTATCTCAGGCGGAATTTTATCGGAACACAACACACTTTCATGGCACCTCGGATAATGCAGCAAAGGATATGTATCCTGTGCCACCTTTGACCTCCTTTACAGAAAGTGCTGATAGACAGCTAAATCTGTTCCCTGATCACAGAGCTAATTCTAGATTGCAGCAGAATGGGATCTCTAGTGATAATGCTACAGAAGATGGTGCTGAGCAAGATTTACAGATGCATCCTTTACTGTTTCAGTATCCTCGAGATGTTTCATCATATAGTCACCCGGTTCAAAATCTTATTAATCAGTCAAGAAAATATGATCTTTTCCCCTTTGAGAAAGTTCGAGTTGAGAGAAGTAACAACCAGACTACAGGTTCCACCGAAAATGGTACTGTAAATGCTAACACTATCGACTTCCATCCTCTCTTGCAAAGAACAGAAGTTGATGTTCATAATGAAGTACCAGAATATGATAATAACCTTGACTGCCATCAGTCTGATAATAACATGAGCGAAGTCCCAGTAGATGACCAATCAACAGCTGGGCAAGCATCCACAAGCCCTTCTGAGAGGGAGACAAGTATTGACTTGAACATTCATTTGTGTTCTCCAACGGTCATAAATGGTTCAAATGACTTCAGAAGTAGTCTTAGCAGATCAAATGTTCAAGATGAAGTTTCTAGGAAGGACAAATCTAATGTTCCAGAGCTCGAGGTTGTAAATTCCTATTCTCATTATTGCATTCAAGAACCTAATGAAGAATCAATGCAAGGAATTGTAATGGAGCAAGAAGAGTTAAGTGATTCCGAGGAAGATAGCCAGCATGTTGAGTTTGAATGTGAAGAAATGGATGATTCTGGAGAGGAGCAAGTTCAGAGTCCAGAAGCCTCTCCAATTCAAAACAAGGTGATGTTTGTAGATACGCCTATTAGTATTATAATGTTCATGATCCTAGTATGGCATTGTATTATGATTTGTTCTTAAAAAATGCCATGGCATTGGAAAAGGTGTTCTATTGTTTGTTATTGCTGTGTTCTGCTTTAACATGCCAGGAATATAAACATACATGATTGGTTTTGCTTTTCTGGTTATACCTAATTTGTCAGAAATTTTCTTCTGTGTTCATTACTCTTTATTTGAATTTTCCCTTTTTCTTCTGATTTTTTATGTGTTTAAATATTTCTTGTTCAGGGTATCTCAGCATCAGATGTTTGTGGGGAATTTCATGTTAGTAATGACCAGAGTCAAATCCAGCAAAGATCTGTTCAAAAGGATAAACAGGGTGCCAGCTCAATGCAGAAAACGCAAGTTCCTTCTCTGTCAGTGAGGGCTAAGCTGAAGCCGGAAACTGCAAAGTGCACAGGATCTAGGACGAGTCAACATTCGTCCACTTCTCGCACAGCTGAAACTAGGCGGAGCAAAACCAGAAATTCTAAAGTGTCACAGGGACAGTCAAGTGCTGAACGCAAGCCCATTGATTCAAGAACTAGAAAAACTCTGGCCCCAACATGAAGGCCAATTTAGCATTTTATTCCTGTGCTGCATGTGCCAATGGCAGAATGGCTCAGTTCAATCTGTTGTCACTCTGTTGTTGAGTTGATTATCGTCAACTAATATGCAGCGCATGCTGGAGAAAGCAACCTAGCGAAGCTCTCTGTGGTAATTTAGCTTGAATTGTCATGTGAAAATAGCAGCAAGAGGAGCATACCAAATATATGGATTCTCCAGTTGGATAGCAAGACTGAAGTGGTGATCTTGGCCCAGTATCTGGAACATAATGTTTACAAATCATCAAATTGTTGGTGACTGAGAAAGCATTCGCATGGAATAAGGTTCTGAACAGCCATGAGACGATTTCCTCGGATTGACTTGGGAGTTTTGTACCTTGACGTCCTCAAAGGTTAAATGTAATTCGCCTTGTAATTTCAAAAGGTTAGTTGCTCTGCGTTCTTTGTGTGTACTGTGAATAGAGAAATGTATCGAGGCCTGATACCTGGAAAATTTTTTGTATCGACCATTGACAAAGAGTCGAGTGGACTGTAACAGCTTGAGTTCCTCGAGGGAATTAGACTACATATATGGATTGATCCTACATCCTAGGAGTAAAACAAATTTATCATTTAACGTTCAAGATTGTACTCCTTCAGTCTCAAATTATAGGTCTTTTTGCCTTTTCCAAGTATATGACTTTTGCTATGCaactagatatacactatgtttagaatggaggaagtatcTTTTTATGCATTTTTCTCCTTTCAAATGGGGATCAATAGAAAATGTAATATATTGTGAGCCAGCATTGCTTCTAAATCATAACTGATCTTCAATTCCACTAGCAACTCCTGCAGTAGCTGAATGAATGTTGTTCATGCCTTTGAAATGGGTTTTTTCTGGCAGTGGCAAGGCAGTTACTTTGCAGTTTGAACTGATTCAGCAAACTCTCATTCAAACATTGACAGACAACTGATCGTATTGCCTTGCAAGAAAATGAACATGGTCATGGTTGCCTCACAAAACAAGAAGcaattgatcatgttgctcctcacAAGAAAAGGAATAATTGGTCGTGCATGATTTCACAACTCAGATCGAGCTGCTCATATATCTATTTTTTCAATCAATGTATAAAAACCCAGGAAATGAAGAGCCAATTTGTGTGTGGCAGATCGGATATTTGCTTTAGATCATCTCCaatagttttttaaaaaaaaatagtaaatcAACGAGTTTTCTAAGTGACTAAAAAAGTTGGAAGCATATTTGTAGGTTCTATCCTTCAGCCCTAGAGGGATGGCGCGATAGCGGTGGGGGTTCGAGGGCGGCAAGGCAAGGCCACATGGTGGAGGACAATCGGTGAGCAGGGTCGGCGGTGAATGTGACAAAGCACAACGTTAGCAGAGGGCGGGGCTGCGGTGGTGATGGTGAGGTGACAAGCACAACGTTAGGAGAGGGCGGAGCTGCGGTGGTGATGGTGAGAGCTAGGTAGTGAGGTCGCTAACGGCCTGGGCAGCGGTGGAGGCGGCAGAGGGGCAGCATGGTACGGAGGAAGAAAGAAGGTGATGATAGAGAAAGAGAATGTGTGTGCGTCGTTAAAGCCTTGTCCACGTTCACGCACTAGTACAAAAAGTGTTTGTAATGACGGTAGGAAATGATTTGTACTAGCGGTGTTTTTTTACACCAGTGTGAAAAGCTAGTAAAAATGCTAGATTTCTACTGGCATAAAAGATATACCTAAACAAACTTATTCACATGAAGGTAACCTTATGTAAACCGTCTGTGCAAATCCAATTTCACACAAGTAATAAAAAAATGAGCTCAACTCTATAGAGTGGGATACCTAACACTAGTGGCAAACCTAAAGTAAATTGGAGGGAACGCTCTTACCTCGTAGGTGCATAAACTTGTCCTACAAAAAGAACCACCATTTTTACATTTTTTTAACGGTGCATTTGCACTTGTCGTAACCGCCTTGGTCGAGCCGAACACAAGGTGCATAGCACACGAAAAGGGATTTGGCATAATGATAGTCAAAGAAAATATATTGAATAGTTTCTGTTTTACTTAAAAACAGCAAACTTTATTATCAATCGAGGAAAATGTCCAACCGGTTCTTGGCTTTTTGTTGCTCACGTTCAGCCATTCCTTTGTGGTTAGAACCTCCACAGTTGACTACTATATGTCTATACATATGTGGCTAAACATTGTTAAAACAAAATGTATGGTGTATAATCCAGAGCCAGTTCAATTTGGGCCAAATTCGTAACATTTCACTGGACGGTTCAGTCTACAAATATTGGAGGAAATGTCAAGCCAAATTTGACAAAACTCATAAGACTTCCTTCGATGGGATTCTAATTTATGTCTGATGGAACATCTAGAAGGAAAGAAACCAAAGAACTTTCCAACATAAGGATTTGCAACCATCCTAAGTAGCGGTATTGATCAAAGATGACATCCAACAATTCAACTTTGCAACTCGACCAGAAGCCAGATCTCCTTAGTTTTTCTTAGTATGGTGGCggtttcctttttcttttgtttttctggTTGGGGTCGAGGTTGTTTTACTCCGTTCGTTTTGTTCGTTGATAGTACTGGTCGAGGGCGTTTGGTGGTGGTGTTTCTTGTaatctttttgttttttctttttctcatctaataAAAATCGCGGCAATTCTCTTGCTGTCCTTCCGAAAAAAAATgttaaaacaaaaacaaaaaaaactagaaTGTTCTGGAAATATTTTCATGGCACATGTGTAGGAGTACGTTTGTCAAAAATGCACGGTGCAAAAAATAATAATGGCGATCATGTACCAATTAGGAATGCACACATTATATTTTCAGAACATGTCACCACTCTGTACATAATTACGATTTACATGTTTAGAGAGTTTTCAACATTCACCAAGTACTTCGAGTCTTCACAACCATTCTACCATTTCCGGCCGACAGCGACATGGCTACACTGGACACTGCATAAATTCGCGTCCGGTTCTGCTACATTCCAAGCACATAAATGCAAAAGAACTCAGATGAAAACAACAGACTCCGGCTACAACATTTGCCTGCCGATAATGCAAAAAAACAGTTTCATCTTGTTGCCAGAAGCTGCTGAGCAGCAGTCGACTTGGAAAGTGGAGTATACTAATATGGACAGAGAAATCAGAACTGCTGATCCACAAAATGTAATATGAATCGTTCAATGATATGACATCTCAAGAGCTATAGCTATTACAAAATGTCATGAAAGTGACCTCCCTTTCTTAGCTGTGCATCCTAGAGCCAGCTGAAACCATGGTGAGGAGCTCACACAATAGTGACAGATCAAGAAATCGGGTTTCTGCAAGAGTGCATTGAAATCTTCACGAGCAACAGAGCTGAATCATCAGTCAGGACCTCAAGAGGGCGGTTGGTTGCGATGTCATTGTAATACGGAAACTCGATCATCTCCAACTGGTGCAACCGTGCAAGAGGCACGGAATCAAACCACAATTTAGTATGAAGAAGGCATTTTTTTTCAAGAGAACAAGAGGAGTAAGGAAGCCCCTAGGTTATGAACAAGCTCACAGTTGATATAAAATACTTCACACAGCGAGTTTTAGCTGTAAGCACAGAAGAGTGCCATGTCACTAACAAAACTAATGCTATGATATTCTGTTGTCACACTTGTCATCATTTAGTAAATGTCAAGTAGTTAACATTTTAAGCATGGGATTTTGTATATGTTACTGTATATGTTGTAGCTTAGAATGCTGAGCAGTGAGTAGTCAAAACAAAGAAACAGCTTAGAATGCTGAATTGCCATCGAATAATTGTGACAGAAACGGCCTAGTATTCGTCACAAAACTGATATATCTGAGTTTCTGAATTCAAAACTCTTGGAGTCCCTATCCAGTTGACAATGCCCTTTTCTTATATTAACGTACCATTATGAAAAATATGTCGTCAACGAGATGTATATAACTTCGCAGTGGAAGCTATCAATTATATATGTTTCAAGCAACGTATCAACAACCCTTCATATTTAATTCGCTACACGCCACAAATCAACAATACTACAAATTTACACATTCTTTGCGGAATAATCTGAGGATTCTGATCCCCACTCTCTAGAAGTTGTGTAGCTTGCTGGAGGGCTCCAACCGGGTGACATTGAAGTGCTCTAGTGTGTGTGCCCACCTTAGGTCCTGCTTCAGCTGATGCACCCCAATGGTGTTCTCCAAGAAGTCCTCAGCTTTGGCGCTCTTGTAGTCATACATCCTGGGGAAAATGTTCACCCGGTTCTTGGCCTTGTGGCCCATGTTCAGCCATTTGCCTGTGGTCAGATCTTCTACACCtgaatatgcatatatacatgTTGCTAAACATTGTTAATAACTACTATGCATGTTCTGAAAACATTTTCATGAgaagtgtagtagtagagtagtatatGTTAGTAGTCAATAAGACTAAGGTGCAAGAACGGATGCATGCATGAAAAATGCAAGTGCGTACCCTTGGCCTCCCTTCTGACCATGTCGGAGGTGGCGATCCATTCGACGAGGTCCCAGGACAGCAGGTAGCCCATGCCGAGCATGAACGGCGGGAACTCCCGGTCGTGGAACGGGAGCCCCACGCCGCAGTACATGTCCTCCCTCGGCGCCGAGCGCAGGGTGTCCACCAGCGCGTCCAGCCGGAGGAACGTGTCGTCGTCCACCTTCATCACGTAGTCGTACGGCCGGCCGCCGGAGCCGGTGAAGCCGAGCATGGCGGGCAGGCTGGCGAAGTACGTGTACGTCTTCCCCTCCTCCGCGTTCTCGGCGCAGTCGAGGACCAGCACGTCGCCGTAGGCGCGCGCCTCGAGCGCCACGAACGCGCGGTGCTCGGGCGGCATCGGGCGCGCGCAGAGCACGAACCGGACGTCgacgcgcgcggcggcggcgcggagggcGGGCGGCGTCTGCTGCTGCAGCGCGTACGCCATGCGGATGAGGTGGCGCCTGGAGTGCTTGCCGGGCATGGTGTGCACGCCGACGAGGACGCTCATCAGCTCCGCCTGGGCCGGGCGCTGGCTACCGACACCGTCGCCGACGTCGTCCACGGCTGCTGCTGGCGCCACGCGGACGACCCCGGCGGTGGTGCCGACGCAGGCGCTCGTAGCCACTGTCGTGGCAGCAAGCGGGTTGCTGAGGTAGGCGGACAGCGGAACGAGAAAGGTGAAGCATAAGATCAGGGTGAGAGGGAGGAGGACGATGAGGGAGACGGTGTAGGGGGACGGCTTCTTCAGGTACGTCGACATTGCTGCCGCCCTTTCTTCGAGAGAGGTcctgttctcttcttcttcttcttcttccacctTCAGTTCTTCTTTGTTTGTGCGCATGTTTTGGTGACTAGGCGTGTATATATATAATCAAGCGATGAATGGGATGCATTGGCAGAGCGGTTTTTTTTATGTCGTCATCTTCTTCTATCTTGTTGCTTGTGTTTGTGTAGTGTCGGTTGCTTGTGATGTGTCGCTGCCCCGCTGGGATTGCTCTAGGTGACTAAAACATATAGTATAATAACAAATAGTTGTGCTATACCATGCGTAGCAAGCTAGAGAATTCTTTCATAGGTATAAGCATTGGTTCTATGATTGTTGTATTGGCCTataatcactaccggaaacaccgaatttgccgagtgtccccacctTTGCCGTGGGCaagatttcgggcactcggcaaacatggtgtttgccgagtgtcccaaagaCGACGCTCGGCAAAAACAAAACTCACGGCATAACAGTTTACGCCGagtgctgacactcggcaaacaatagacACACAGCAACTTCATGTCCGGGTAACACCGTCGACCTCCGttatcattttgccgagtgtcacacgtTAACACACGGCAAACCCACCCATATGCCGAGTGTCAaaatacgacactcggcaaattctgttatatgccgagtgtcagcatctgacactcggtaaacaatttttttttattttgccccCCCAAACTTTTTTACTGTTGTCTTACAATACATGTTGCTCTGTGTTGAAGTTTTGTACATTTCTGAGTTATTTTACTATATTTTGTCAATTTATTTTAGTCAAA includes these proteins:
- the LOC136528113 gene encoding uncharacterized protein isoform X2 → MEVDDDVEEDDIDFSPFLTEGSPSETSSSLTSEAECEVHSSDNWPSGQTYLQNSVVNENTSDSALPQNRLSSQGLVNEIFPEETSTQVNLENGLEKDILASEAACSPTVQNPHHLSLEISEEDAICRRTRARYSLANYSLEELETFLQESDDDSGLQNVHEEEEYRKFLASVLSGKGNDTHAFQGDENQDEDDNDADFELEIEEALESDGDENAENYDDTNHRKEKGGRRPQTRQRQPFTELSGARSYHQESDKTNFRSILPYIPSALVTPAHAFGWQYPTHNALSPSSLVSVPCAPLACGFTDQQLGQLHVMIYEHVQLLIQTFSLCILDSSKQDVANNVKKMIVELVGFRDQALARSAPQQHIVFESRHLSSSFVSSENLECQWMPLIKSPVISILDVAPLELALGYLSDVATAVVKYRRSHVDGTADKTRRKEPLFPSPLINSCKEVNNVSQDRSDTVPTASSPSSGQLQQKKSLAATLLERTKRGTVALVPADIARLAQRFFSLFNFAIFPHKPPPSPMANRVFFTDAEDRLLALGILEYNNDWEAIQKRFLPCKSKHQIFVRQKNRSSSKAPDNPVKDVRRMKASPLTVEEKECIEKGLRIFKNDWTSVWKFVVPHRDPSLLQRQWRVASGVQKSYSKSDAQKERRRTYEAKRRKLRVSMPDSRRGQEADNNASEDGENDDDSYVNEAFLEDTDSMSYQQSGTGLDEECGTTGGYIEPQKLSAPVVSCGSLDQLPASQLSKQKGSCVVKLAPDLPPVNLPPSVRVLSQAEFYRNTTHFHGTSDNAAKDMYPVPPLTSFTESADRQLNLFPDHRANSRLQQNGISSDNATEDGAEQDLQMHPLLFQYPRDVSSYSHPVQNLINQSRKYDLFPFEKVRVERSNNQTTGSTENGTVNANTIDFHPLLQRTEVDVHNEVPEYDNNLDCHQSDNNMSEVPVDDQSTAGQASTSPSERETSIDLNIHLCSPTVINGSNDFRSSLSRSNVQDEVSRKDKSNVPELEVVNSYSHYCIQEPNEESMQGIVMEQEELSDSEEDSQHVEFECEEMDDSGEEQVQSPEASPIQNKGISASDVCGEFHVSNDQSQIQQRSVQKDKQGASSMQKTQVPSLSVRAKLKPETAKCTGSRTSQHSSTSRTAETRRSKTRNSKVSQGQSSAERKPIDSRTRKTLAPT
- the LOC136528113 gene encoding uncharacterized protein isoform X1, producing the protein MEVDDDVEEDDIDFSPFLTEGSPSETSSSLTSEAECEVHSSDNWPSGQTYLQNSVVNENTSDSALPQNRLSSQGLVNEIFPEETSTQVNLENGLEKDILASEAACSPTVQNPHHLSLEISEEDAICRRTRARYSLANYSLEELETFLQESDDDSGLQNVHEEEEYRKFLASVLSGKGNDTHAFQGDENQDEDDNDADFELEIEEALESDGDENAENYDDTNHRKEKGGRRPQTRQRQPFTELSGARSYHQESDKTNFRSILPYIPSALVTPAHAFGWQYPTHNALSPSSLVSVPCAPLACGFTDQQLGQLHVMIYEHVQLLIQTFSLCILDSSKQDVANNVKKMIVELVGFRDQALARSAPQQHIVFESRHLSSSFVSSENLECQWMPLIKSPVISILDVAPLELALGYLSDVATAVVKYRRSHVDGTADKTRRKEPLFPSPLINSCKEVNNVSQDRSDTVPTASSPSSGQLQQKKSLAATLLERTKRGTVALVPADIARLAQRFFSLFNFAIFPHKPPPSPMANRVFFTDAEDRLLALGILEYNNDWEAIQKRFLPCKSKHQIFVRQKNRSSSKAPDNPVKDVRRMKASPLTVEEKECIEKGLRIFKNDWTSVWKFVVPHRDPSLLQRQWRVASGVQKSYSKSDAQKERRRTYEAKRRKLRVSMPDSRRGQEADNNASEDGENDDDSYVNEAFLEDTDSMSYQQSGTGLDEECGTTGGYIEPQKLSGTKLDVTTSYIAFMYHPSDGPSYVRTSSTAAPVVSCGSLDQLPASQLSKQKGSCVVKLAPDLPPVNLPPSVRVLSQAEFYRNTTHFHGTSDNAAKDMYPVPPLTSFTESADRQLNLFPDHRANSRLQQNGISSDNATEDGAEQDLQMHPLLFQYPRDVSSYSHPVQNLINQSRKYDLFPFEKVRVERSNNQTTGSTENGTVNANTIDFHPLLQRTEVDVHNEVPEYDNNLDCHQSDNNMSEVPVDDQSTAGQASTSPSERETSIDLNIHLCSPTVINGSNDFRSSLSRSNVQDEVSRKDKSNVPELEVVNSYSHYCIQEPNEESMQGIVMEQEELSDSEEDSQHVEFECEEMDDSGEEQVQSPEASPIQNKGISASDVCGEFHVSNDQSQIQQRSVQKDKQGASSMQKTQVPSLSVRAKLKPETAKCTGSRTSQHSSTSRTAETRRSKTRNSKVSQGQSSAERKPIDSRTRKTLAPT
- the LOC136525730 gene encoding uncharacterized protein, whose amino-acid sequence is MSTYLKKPSPYTVSLIVLLPLTLILCFTFLVPLSAYLSNPLAATTVATSACVGTTAGVVRVAPAAAVDDVGDGVGSQRPAQAELMSVLVGVHTMPGKHSRRHLIRMAYALQQQTPPALRAAAARVDVRFVLCARPMPPEHRAFVALEARAYGDVLVLDCAENAEEGKTYTYFASLPAMLGFTGSGGRPYDYVMKVDDDTFLRLDALVDTLRSAPREDMYCGVGLPFHDREFPPFMLGMGYLLSWDLVEWIATSDMVRREAKGVEDLTTGKWLNMGHKAKNRVNIFPRMYDYKSAKAEDFLENTIGVHQLKQDLRWAHTLEHFNVTRLEPSSKLHNF